In Pirellulales bacterium, a single genomic region encodes these proteins:
- the kdsA gene encoding 3-deoxy-8-phosphooctulonate synthase — protein MPNNPARIGDYRCGRGQRLLVIAGPCVIETEELTCSIAQRLAAIASELPIQLVFKASFDKANRTSGEAFRGLGLDAGLAVLARAKERTGLPVTSDVHESHQAAAVADVCDLLQIPAFLARQTDLLAAAAATGKPVHVKKGQFMAPWNMRHVVSKLESAGCRDILLCERGTFFGYGRLVNDMRAIPQMQSLGVPVIFDATHSVQEPGGLGSSTGGNRAMVEPLARAATAIGVDGLFFETHPDPDKSPSDGPNMVPLDEFGNLLARLVRLRETVENLRA, from the coding sequence GTGCCAAACAATCCTGCCCGAATCGGGGACTACCGTTGCGGCCGCGGCCAGAGACTGCTGGTGATCGCCGGCCCGTGCGTCATCGAGACGGAAGAACTGACCTGTTCCATCGCCCAGCGACTGGCGGCCATCGCGTCGGAACTGCCTATCCAGCTTGTGTTTAAGGCGTCGTTCGACAAGGCCAACCGGACCAGCGGCGAGGCCTTTCGCGGCCTCGGCCTCGATGCCGGGCTGGCCGTGCTCGCCCGCGCCAAAGAGCGCACGGGCCTGCCGGTGACCAGCGACGTGCATGAATCGCACCAGGCCGCCGCGGTGGCCGACGTCTGCGACCTGCTTCAAATTCCCGCCTTTCTCGCCAGGCAGACCGACTTGCTTGCGGCGGCAGCCGCCACCGGCAAGCCGGTACACGTAAAAAAAGGCCAGTTTATGGCCCCTTGGAACATGCGGCACGTCGTCAGCAAGCTGGAGTCGGCCGGCTGTCGCGATATTCTGCTCTGCGAACGGGGGACATTTTTCGGCTACGGCCGGCTGGTGAACGACATGCGGGCCATACCCCAAATGCAAAGTTTAGGTGTGCCGGTGATCTTTGACGCCACTCACAGCGTACAGGAGCCAGGCGGACTGGGCAGCTCGACGGGCGGGAACCGCGCCATGGTCGAGCCTCTGGCACGGGCAGCCACGGCGATCGGCGTCGACGGCCTGTTTTTCGAGACGCACCCCGATCCCGACAAGTCGCCCAGCGACGGCCCCAACATGGTTCCCTTGGATGAATTCGGAAACCTTTTAGCCCGTCTGGTGCGATTGCGCGAGACGGTGGAGAACTTGCGTGCGTAG
- a CDS encoding H-X9-DG-CTERM domain-containing protein yields the protein MVFRASMIAFTETVTGTGACSAGMYTAAQGGPCGVATGKGPAGFEFGGVIGPSPIAGIAPLYNALYSPNSNWPGPDSFHPGVVMAVFGDGHTSQIYHGIAFSVWASLNTRQGGEAIKGDF from the coding sequence ATGGTGTTCAGGGCATCGATGATTGCATTTACCGAAACGGTCACAGGTACGGGGGCTTGCTCGGCCGGCATGTACACGGCGGCGCAGGGCGGCCCGTGCGGCGTTGCGACGGGCAAAGGTCCCGCCGGCTTCGAATTCGGCGGAGTGATCGGTCCCTCGCCGATTGCCGGAATCGCACCGCTCTACAACGCACTCTACAGCCCGAACTCGAACTGGCCCGGCCCCGACAGCTTTCATCCGGGCGTCGTGATGGCCGTTTTCGGCGACGGACATACCAGCCAGATTTACCACGGCATCGCCTTCTCCGTATGGGCCAGCCTGAACACGCGCCAGGGCGGCGAAGCGATCAAGGGCGACTTTTAG
- a CDS encoding DUF1501 domain-containing protein has protein sequence MPELLCQRSLHQRHAFCNYFGAEREGLVVASRRNMLKAGLAGVAGMSLGEVLRTEAAAVQAGQTSPRAKSVILLWMAGGPSHIDTWDPKPDRPYQNRGPFSTIQTRLPGVAICEHLPKQASMLDQFTVIRSVDARHSNHEPNAVFQTGNSAAAPRINPEGKDYPAIGSIVSKFCGGPDPVVPPYVVFMKSRTHIPFAGYLGKRYDPFVAEQAARLPVYDNVGGDTGQQTGADLFALPSGLSQERLHDRRALLADFDRLRRDLDCDGSMEALESYRRQALEMVIGRRAQQAFDISQEPAAFRDRYGKHLWCQQALLARRLVEAGVRFVTIDLSYHPASGTWDTHGDNIPPYGGIKKGLGPLLPLFDHLLTTLVGDLGARGLLDDVLVIAMGEFGRTPQMGTQGSTDGRNHWPAVMSMCLAGGGLRHGQVIGGTESDGGYIRERPVTPADLAATIYRYLGVSLDATYLDNRGRPRYIVENDGQPIGELF, from the coding sequence ATGCCCGAACTCTTATGCCAGCGATCGCTGCATCAGCGACACGCCTTTTGCAATTATTTCGGCGCCGAGCGCGAAGGGCTGGTGGTCGCCAGCCGCCGCAACATGCTCAAGGCCGGCCTGGCCGGTGTGGCGGGCATGAGTCTCGGCGAAGTGCTGCGGACCGAGGCCGCCGCCGTGCAGGCCGGGCAAACCAGTCCGCGGGCCAAAAGCGTCATCCTGTTGTGGATGGCGGGCGGACCCAGCCACATCGACACCTGGGATCCCAAGCCGGACCGCCCCTATCAAAATCGCGGCCCGTTCTCGACCATTCAAACCAGGCTGCCCGGCGTGGCCATCTGCGAGCATCTGCCCAAGCAGGCCTCGATGCTCGACCAATTCACGGTCATCCGCTCGGTCGATGCCCGGCACAGCAATCACGAGCCGAATGCCGTGTTTCAGACCGGCAACAGCGCGGCCGCGCCGCGGATCAATCCCGAGGGAAAAGATTACCCGGCCATCGGCTCGATCGTCTCCAAGTTTTGCGGGGGGCCGGATCCGGTCGTGCCGCCCTACGTCGTGTTCATGAAGTCGAGGACGCACATTCCGTTCGCCGGATACTTGGGCAAGCGCTACGATCCCTTCGTGGCCGAGCAGGCGGCGCGGCTGCCGGTTTACGACAACGTCGGCGGCGACACCGGGCAGCAAACGGGCGCCGACCTGTTCGCGCTGCCCAGCGGTCTCAGCCAGGAGCGGCTGCACGACCGCCGGGCATTGCTGGCCGATTTCGATCGCCTGCGCCGCGATCTCGACTGCGACGGCTCGATGGAAGCGCTCGAAAGCTACCGCCGGCAGGCGCTGGAAATGGTCATCGGCCGCCGCGCACAGCAGGCGTTCGATATTTCGCAAGAGCCCGCCGCATTCCGCGACCGCTATGGCAAGCACCTCTGGTGCCAGCAGGCCTTGTTGGCCCGGCGGTTGGTCGAGGCGGGCGTGCGGTTCGTGACGATCGACCTGAGCTATCATCCCGCGTCGGGCACCTGGGACACGCACGGCGACAACATTCCTCCCTACGGCGGCATCAAGAAAGGGCTGGGGCCGCTGTTGCCCCTGTTCGACCACCTGCTGACGACGCTGGTGGGCGATCTCGGCGCGCGCGGCCTGCTCGACGACGTGCTGGTGATCGCCATGGGAGAGTTCGGCCGCACGCCGCAGATGGGCACGCAAGGCAGCACCGACGGCCGCAACCACTGGCCGGCCGTGATGTCGATGTGTCTGGCCGGCGGCGGCCTGCGGCACGGCCAGGTGATCGGCGGCACCGAGAGCGACGGCGGTTACATCCGCGAGCGGCCCGTGACGCCCGCCGACCTGGCCGCCACGATTTATCGCTATCTCGGTGTGTCGCTGGATGCCACCTATCTCGACAACCGCGGCCGGCCGCGCTACATCGTCGAGAACGACGGCCAGCCGATCGGTGAGCTGTTTTAG